One Marasmius oreades isolate 03SP1 chromosome 2, whole genome shotgun sequence DNA segment encodes these proteins:
- a CDS encoding uncharacterized protein (BUSCO:EOG09264R4M), with protein MDNSPTSLFDSYEQDFKQFIIQIREKLEADHDNDTEQRKAALRRVEMNLEEADEMVSQMDIEIQGIPQSLRSQYQTRLREAKQELSRYKAMSKDLNSKLSRSSLLSSSSRPGSFPTSDDPYGGGPTSDRTRLLAGTALLEDGTKRLQESQRTALETEEQGADILMNLRMQREQIENSRNTLEIANSSVNRASNTLKGMIRRMYQQRVVTGAIIAILVLLIVIVVWGKLS; from the exons ATGGACAACTCCCCTACTTCTCTCTTTGACTCTTATGAGCAGGACTTCAAACAATTTATCATTCAAATACGGGAGAAGTTAGAAGCAGACCATGATAATGATACTG AACAACGCAAAGCCGCCTTGCGACGGGTCGAAATGAACTTGGAAGAAGCGGATGAAATG GTATCGCAAATGGACATCGAAATCCAAGGCATACCACAGTCACTTCGCTCACAATACCAAACCAGACTACGGGAGGCCAAACAGGAATTATCAAGATACAAGGCCATGTCGAAAGATCTCAATTCCAAACTCTCTCGTTCTTCCTtactttcttcgtcttcgcgTCCAGGGTCCTTCCCTACTTCGGATGACCCTTATGGCGGTGGTCCAACGAGCGACCGTACACGACTGTTGGCTGGAACGGCTTTACTTGAAGACGGTACCAAACGATTACAGGAATCTCAACGGACGGCGCTCGAAACGGAAGAACAAGGAGCTGATATCTTGATGAACCTTAGGATGCAGAGAGAACAGATTGAGAACTCGCGGAATACG CTGGAGATCGCAAATTCCTCTGTCAACCGAGCGTCAAATACCTTGAAAGGAATGATTAGACG AATGTATCAACAACGAGTCGTTACTGGAGCTATAATCGCCATCCTTGTCCTTCTCATCGTCATTGTAGTTTGGGGAAAGCTAAGTTGA
- a CDS encoding uncharacterized protein (BUSCO:EOG092638AP), which produces MVLSIGVPCGRSSSLCGYCSPPGERSIKRSSRHIAGLDALQLSCDVYQAMIDRGWRRSGTWCYKPNLKASCCPQYPIRLDASSFKPSRSQRKLINRWNRFVEHGKNTDKPAKNKGKGSTIFDFVDAIHGSEGVMDGWEHRFEITLEESSYTIEKYTLFEKYQKKIHHDDSTIPGFKRFLVDSPLLPDPIPYFANPAKHLPTHYGSYHQLYRLDGKLIAMAVLDILPHCISSVYFMYDDDWEGFSLGKLSAIREISLARELFGAGAPGLKFLYLGYYIHTCQKMRYKGDYQPSFLCDPESHTWYPFEECATLLDANGYACFSNPENSGPSPRDAEIEEFDRHIPFKLDHDLWKQLLVVDRISGSRLFAKTLDETSLSEEEEEELSCCVEGLGTSLARRIIFRL; this is translated from the exons ATGGTCCTATCGATAGGCGTCCCGTGTGGCCGAAGCTCCTCTCTATGTGGTTATTGTTCTCCACCTGGGGAGAGAAGTATTAAACGTTCATCTCGACACATCGCTGGACTAGACGCCTTACAACTGTCTTGTGAT GTCTACCAAGCTATGATCGATAGAGGCTGGCGTCGGTCTG GCACTTGGTGTTACAAACCTAATTTGAAAGCTTCCTGTTGTCCTCAATATCCCATCAG GCTGGATGCATCGAGTTTCAAGCCTTCGCGAAGCCAAAGAAAGCTCATCAATCG ATGGAATCGATTCGTTGAACATGGGAAAAACACCGACAA ACCAGCGAAAAATAAAGGGAAAGGCAGCACGATTTTTGATTTCGTTGATGCCATACACGGTTCTGAGGGTGTTATGGATGGATGGGAGCATCGGTTTGAG ATCACCTTGGAAGAATCGTCGTACACCATTGAAAAATACACCCTCTTCGAGAAATATCAGAAGAAAATACACCATGATGACAGTACCATCCCTGGATTCAAGCGTTTTTTGGTCGACTCTCCGTTACTT CCAGACCCTATCCCGTATTTCGCCAATCCGGCAAAACATCTCCCTACTCATTACGGATCATATCATCAACTTTACCGACTTGATGGTAAACTGATTGCAATGGCAGTACTCGACATTCTGCCACATTGCATCTCGAGTGTGTATTTTATGTACGACGACGATTGGGAAGGGTTTTCTTTGGGAAAG TTAAGTGCCATTCGAGAGATCTCTTTGGCCAGGGAATTGTTTGGGGCTGGAGCACCTGGTTTGAAGTTTTTATATCTCG GATACTACATTCATACATGCCAAAAGATGCGATATAAAGGGGATTACCAGCCCTCATTTTTATGTGATCCA GAATCGCATACCTGGTATCCTTTCGAAGAATGTGCAACATTATTGGATGCGAACGGTTATGCCTGTTTCTCGAATCCAGAAAACTCTGGACCAAGTCCGCGAGACGCTGAAATTG AAGAATTCGATCGCCATATCCCGTTCAAGCTGGACCACGATCTTTGGAAACAGCTTTTGGTTGTCGACCGTATTTCAGGATCGCGATTGTTTGCCAAAACCCTGGAT GAAACATCACTatcggaagaggaagaagaggagcttTCTTGTTGCGTTGAAGGCTTAGGAACGTCCTTGGCGAGGAGAATCATATTTCGTTTATGA